In Flavobacterium endoglycinae, one DNA window encodes the following:
- the hemF gene encoding oxygen-dependent coproporphyrinogen oxidase encodes MKDKFYAYIQNLQDQICAGLEAVDGTTKFREDLWKRPEGGGGRTRVIENGTVFEKGGVNISAVHGKLPETMQKMFGVGEADFFACGLSLVIHPKNPMVPTVHANWRYFEMYDENGNVIEQWFGGGQDLTPYYLFEEDAIHFHQTCKTACDKHNPEFYPKYKKQCDSYFWNAHRHEARGLGGLFFDYCKATESMSMENWYNFVTEVGNSFLEAYVPIVERRKTLPYTPEQRTWQEIRRGRYVEFNLVHDKGTLFGLKTNGRIESILMSLPPHVQWVYDHHPEAGSEEEKLINVLENLREWIS; translated from the coding sequence ATGAAAGATAAATTTTACGCATACATACAAAATTTACAAGACCAGATCTGCGCTGGATTAGAAGCGGTTGATGGAACTACAAAATTCCGCGAGGACTTATGGAAACGTCCTGAAGGTGGAGGCGGAAGAACACGCGTTATTGAAAACGGTACAGTTTTCGAAAAAGGCGGTGTTAACATTTCAGCTGTTCACGGAAAACTTCCTGAAACCATGCAGAAAATGTTTGGTGTTGGCGAAGCAGATTTCTTTGCCTGCGGATTAAGTTTGGTGATTCACCCGAAAAACCCAATGGTTCCTACAGTTCACGCCAATTGGCGCTATTTTGAAATGTATGACGAAAATGGAAATGTAATCGAACAATGGTTTGGTGGCGGACAAGATTTAACGCCTTATTATTTGTTTGAGGAAGATGCCATTCACTTTCACCAAACCTGCAAAACAGCTTGCGATAAACACAATCCAGAGTTTTATCCAAAATATAAAAAACAATGCGATTCGTATTTTTGGAATGCACATCGTCATGAAGCCCGCGGACTTGGCGGTTTATTCTTTGATTATTGCAAAGCAACCGAATCTATGTCAATGGAAAACTGGTACAATTTTGTAACCGAAGTGGGCAATAGTTTCCTTGAAGCTTATGTGCCAATTGTAGAAAGAAGAAAAACGCTTCCATATACTCCAGAACAAAGAACGTGGCAGGAAATCCGTCGCGGCCGTTATGTGGAGTTCAATTTGGTTCACGACAAAGGAACTTTATTCGGATTAAAAACCAACGGAAGAATTGAAAGTATTTTAATGAGTCTCCCTCCGCATGTGCAATGGGTTTACGATCATCATCCGGAAGCAGGAAGCGAAGAAGAAAAATTAATTAATGTATTAGAAAATCTGCGTGAGTGGATTTCTTAA
- a CDS encoding GNAT family N-acetyltransferase, whose protein sequence is MSVINWKTDRIENILPEEFYKLIEKNKSHIGKTFPVTLANSDSLEKAQNFISVSLEKEKNKEGFHFYARDIQTNNLIGYLCVKTIDYRISKCEFGYFIDEDYQGKGITSKMVADALKFCFNELMLNKVFICTSEINIASQRIALKHNFKQEGILRDEFRNGDGTLQNSVYFGLLKSEYIKS, encoded by the coding sequence ATGAGTGTTATAAATTGGAAAACAGATCGAATTGAAAATATTCTTCCCGAAGAGTTTTATAAACTAATTGAAAAGAATAAATCGCACATTGGAAAAACTTTCCCTGTAACGCTCGCAAATTCTGATTCTTTAGAAAAAGCGCAAAACTTCATTTCTGTCAGTCTTGAGAAAGAGAAAAACAAAGAAGGTTTTCATTTTTACGCCCGTGATATTCAAACAAACAATTTGATTGGTTATTTATGTGTAAAAACAATTGATTATCGCATTTCTAAATGTGAATTTGGATATTTTATTGATGAAGATTATCAAGGAAAGGGAATTACATCAAAAATGGTTGCCGATGCACTTAAGTTTTGCTTCAACGAATTAATGCTTAACAAGGTTTTTATTTGCACTTCAGAAATTAATATCGCTAGTCAGCGAATTGCATTAAAACATAATTTTAAACAAGAAGGGATTTTAAGAGACGAATTTAGAAACGGAGATGGCACTTTGCAGAACTCTGTTTATTTCGGACTTCTTAAATCAGAATACATAAAATCATGA
- the hemE gene encoding uroporphyrinogen decarboxylase, producing MLKNDLFLKALKGETVQRPPVWMMRQAGRYLPEFIELRDKYDFFTRCQTPELAAEITVQPIRRIAPDAAILFSDILVVPQAMGIEVLMKENIGPFIPNPIRSMADVQRVYVPDIQESLGYVMDAIKLTKEMLNDEVPLIGFAGSPWTIFCYAVEGRGSKSFDMAKGFCFSNPVAAHSLLQKITDTTILYLKEKVKAGVNAVQIFDSWGGMLSPVDYQEFSWKYINQIVEALADLTPVIVFGKGCWFALNEMGKSRASALGVDWTCSARNARYLSGGNITLQGNFDPSRLLSPIPTIKKMVHEMIDEFGKDKYVVNLGHGILPNIPVDHAKAFIDAVKEYGQY from the coding sequence ATGTTAAAAAACGACCTATTTTTAAAAGCATTAAAAGGAGAAACAGTTCAGCGTCCGCCGGTATGGATGATGCGTCAAGCCGGAAGATATTTACCGGAATTTATCGAATTACGCGATAAATACGATTTCTTCACACGTTGTCAGACCCCAGAATTAGCTGCCGAAATTACTGTTCAGCCAATTCGTCGAATCGCTCCAGATGCTGCTATTTTATTTTCGGATATTCTGGTAGTGCCGCAGGCAATGGGAATTGAAGTTTTAATGAAAGAAAATATCGGTCCGTTTATACCGAATCCGATTCGCTCGATGGCAGATGTTCAACGTGTGTATGTTCCAGACATTCAAGAAAGTCTTGGTTATGTAATGGATGCTATTAAATTAACGAAGGAAATGCTGAACGACGAAGTGCCATTGATTGGTTTCGCTGGTTCGCCATGGACAATTTTCTGTTACGCGGTTGAAGGAAGAGGTTCTAAAAGTTTTGATATGGCAAAAGGATTCTGTTTTTCAAATCCCGTTGCTGCACACAGTCTATTGCAAAAAATTACAGATACCACCATTTTATATTTAAAAGAAAAAGTAAAAGCGGGTGTTAATGCTGTTCAGATTTTTGATTCTTGGGGAGGAATGCTTTCTCCTGTTGATTATCAAGAATTTTCATGGAAATACATCAATCAGATTGTTGAGGCTTTAGCAGATCTTACTCCAGTTATTGTTTTCGGAAAAGGATGTTGGTTTGCGCTTAACGAAATGGGGAAAAGCCGTGCTTCTGCATTAGGAGTTGACTGGACTTGTTCTGCAAGAAACGCACGTTACTTATCTGGCGGAAACATTACTTTACAAGGAAATTTCGATCCATCACGATTACTTTCTCCAATTCCAACTATCAAGAAAATGGTTCATGAAATGATCGACGAGTTTGGAAAAGACAAATATGTGGTAAATTTAGGTCACGGAATTTTACCAAACATCCCTGTAGACCACGCAAAAGCGTTTATCGACGCGGTGAAGGAATACGGGCAATACTAG
- a CDS encoding uroporphyrinogen-III synthase, giving the protein MSNPVQILSTKILSPLHKQELKKYGIELIEADFIKTTNKSFELKDLNENLIFTSQNAVHSVLSHPKSEELKKKNVYCVGLKTKILLSDNGFNVVAYTGYASDLAEIITLIYAKESYTFFSGNLRRDILPEALKENGIKFNEIEVYETSLQPQKIKANPEAILFFSPSGVKSYLKDNTIKKEICFCIGETTAEALSKITKNIIVADQPTIEDVIEDVIHEYK; this is encoded by the coding sequence ATGAGTAACCCAGTTCAAATACTATCTACTAAAATATTATCTCCTCTTCATAAACAAGAGCTAAAGAAATATGGAATTGAATTAATCGAAGCCGATTTCATCAAAACCACAAACAAATCTTTTGAATTAAAAGACCTCAACGAAAATCTGATTTTTACAAGTCAGAATGCTGTTCATAGTGTTTTGTCTCATCCAAAATCTGAAGAACTGAAAAAGAAAAACGTATATTGCGTTGGACTTAAAACCAAAATCCTTTTAAGCGATAATGGGTTTAATGTTGTTGCTTACACAGGTTATGCCTCAGATTTAGCCGAAATTATCACTTTAATTTACGCAAAGGAAAGCTATACTTTTTTTAGTGGAAATTTAAGAAGAGATATTCTGCCAGAAGCTTTAAAAGAAAATGGCATTAAATTCAATGAAATTGAGGTTTACGAAACTTCTTTACAGCCTCAAAAAATAAAAGCAAATCCAGAAGCCATTTTGTTTTTTAGTCCGTCTGGAGTGAAAAGTTATTTGAAAGATAATACAATTAAGAAAGAAATCTGTTTCTGCATTGGCGAAACCACTGCTGAAGCTTTATCAAAAATTACCAAAAACATTATCGTAGCAGATCAACCTACAATTGAGGATGTAATCGAGGATGTAATTCACGAATATAAGTAA
- the hemC gene encoding hydroxymethylbilane synthase: MAEKTIRIGTRDSELALWQAHTVEKKLNDLGYKTSIVAVKSQGDIILDKPLYELGITGIFTKTLDIAMINGDIDIAVHSMKDVPTALPKGIVQGAVLPRANVLDILVHKGNPDFSNPSTIATGSLRRQAQWFNKYPNHTVVDLRGNVNTRMQKLQDNDWDGAVFAAAGLERINLKPENFINLDWMIPAPAQGAMLVVGMENDNYTLDALSQLNDIETEICTHIERQFLRTLEGGCTAPIGALVTYNEDEDTLHFQGVLLSIDGKQKLEINKTVDISEWKKLGFNSAQEILNNGGTELMQKIKESLNK; the protein is encoded by the coding sequence ATGGCTGAAAAAACAATCAGAATAGGAACGCGTGACAGCGAATTAGCACTTTGGCAGGCACATACTGTAGAGAAAAAACTAAATGATTTAGGTTATAAAACTTCTATTGTGGCCGTAAAATCCCAAGGTGATATTATTCTGGACAAACCTCTTTACGAACTTGGTATTACAGGAATTTTTACCAAAACGTTAGACATTGCCATGATTAATGGTGATATAGATATTGCGGTGCATTCTATGAAAGACGTTCCAACAGCTTTACCAAAAGGTATTGTTCAAGGTGCAGTTTTACCAAGAGCAAATGTTTTAGATATTTTGGTTCATAAAGGAAATCCTGATTTTTCAAATCCAAGTACCATTGCAACTGGAAGTCTGCGTCGTCAGGCACAATGGTTCAATAAATATCCTAATCATACCGTAGTTGATTTACGCGGAAATGTAAACACACGTATGCAGAAGTTGCAAGACAATGACTGGGATGGAGCCGTTTTTGCAGCTGCTGGTTTGGAGCGTATTAACCTAAAACCAGAAAATTTCATTAATTTAGACTGGATGATTCCGGCGCCGGCACAAGGAGCTATGTTGGTTGTGGGAATGGAAAATGACAATTATACACTGGATGCACTTTCTCAGTTAAATGATATCGAAACTGAAATTTGCACACATATAGAACGTCAGTTTTTAAGAACGCTTGAAGGCGGATGTACAGCGCCAATTGGAGCTTTGGTTACGTATAATGAAGACGAAGACACCTTACATTTTCAAGGTGTTTTACTTTCTATTGACGGAAAACAAAAACTGGAAATCAACAAAACGGTTGATATTTCAGAATGGAAGAAACTAGGTTTCAACTCTGCACAAGAAATTTTGAATAACGGCGGAACAGAATTAATGCAGAAAATCAAAGAAAGTTTAAATAAATAA
- the hemA gene encoding glutamyl-tRNA reductase — protein sequence MENNNVPKHLYFYSVGLSYKKADAEVRGQFSLDAVAKTRLLEQAKNEGIESLIVTSTCNRTEIYGFAEHPFQLIKLICDNSNGSVDAFQKVGFVYKNQEAINHLFRVGTGLDSQILGDFEIISQIKTSFIHSKSLGLANAFMERLINAVIQASKRIKTETEISSGATSVSFASVQYILKNVEDISNKNILLFGTGKIGRNTCENLVKHTKNEHITLINRTKDKAEKLAGKLNLIVKDYSELHLELQKADVVVVATGAQNPTVDKAILNLKKPLLILDLSIPKNVNENVEELEGVTLIHMDYLSQLTDETLENRKLHIPAAEAIIEEIKEEFVTWMKGRKFAPTINALKEKLNAIKVSELDFQSKKIADFNEEQAEIISNRIIQKITTHFANHLKDDDTMVDESIEWIEKVFKIKAS from the coding sequence ATGGAAAACAATAACGTACCGAAACACCTTTATTTTTACTCAGTTGGTCTGAGTTATAAAAAAGCTGATGCTGAGGTCAGAGGTCAATTTAGTTTGGATGCTGTTGCGAAGACTCGCTTACTAGAGCAAGCTAAAAACGAAGGAATAGAAAGTTTAATAGTTACTTCAACCTGCAACAGAACCGAAATTTATGGTTTTGCAGAACACCCATTTCAATTAATCAAATTGATTTGTGACAACAGCAATGGTTCGGTCGACGCTTTTCAAAAAGTGGGTTTCGTTTATAAAAATCAAGAAGCAATCAATCATTTATTTCGCGTAGGAACTGGTTTAGATAGTCAGATCTTAGGCGATTTTGAAATTATATCTCAAATTAAAACCAGTTTTATTCACTCAAAGTCTTTAGGTTTAGCAAATGCTTTTATGGAAAGACTCATAAATGCAGTTATTCAGGCGAGCAAGAGAATTAAAACAGAAACTGAAATCAGTTCTGGAGCTACTTCGGTTTCTTTCGCATCGGTACAATACATTCTTAAAAATGTAGAAGACATCAGTAATAAAAACATTTTGCTTTTCGGAACTGGAAAAATTGGAAGAAATACATGTGAGAATTTAGTAAAACATACTAAAAACGAACACATTACTTTAATAAATCGTACTAAAGACAAAGCAGAGAAATTAGCAGGAAAACTGAATTTGATTGTTAAAGATTATTCTGAATTGCATTTAGAACTTCAAAAAGCCGATGTTGTGGTTGTAGCCACAGGCGCTCAAAACCCCACAGTTGACAAAGCGATTTTAAATCTGAAAAAACCGTTATTGATTTTAGATTTATCAATTCCGAAAAATGTAAATGAAAATGTTGAGGAATTAGAAGGCGTAACTTTGATCCATATGGATTATTTGTCTCAATTGACAGACGAAACTTTGGAAAACAGAAAACTGCATATTCCAGCAGCTGAAGCGATCATCGAGGAAATCAAAGAAGAATTTGTGACTTGGATGAAAGGCAGAAAGTTCGCTCCAACTATTAATGCTTTAAAAGAAAAACTTAATGCCATTAAAGTTTCGGAATTGGATTTTCAAAGTAAAAAAATTGCCGATTTTAATGAAGAGCAAGCTGAAATCATCAGTAACCGAATCATTCAAAAAATCACTACTCATTTCGCAAATCATTTAAAAGACGACGACACCATGGTTGATGAAAGCATCGAATGGATCGAAAAAGTCTTCAAAATAAAAGCATCTTAA
- a CDS encoding AraC family transcriptional regulator — MGSQEIIKIEDDFTLIRFQNDSLEPFYAQHEIGTGLIQFHFGIKGNAKFLFNQGNYALELKEEKSLLLYNPQKELPLNLELAPNSWVISVIVSIKKFHALFSAEADYITFLSPDNKDKKYYNEGNISPSMAIVLSQLFHYNLHPSIKNLYYKGKGYELLSLYFNRTEDPNAEQCPFLIDEDNVLKIRKAKEIVIANMAEPPGLQELADEIGLNLKKLKMGFKQIYGDTVYGFLFDYKMDFARKLLDSGSYNVNEVGLKIGYSTGSHFIAAFKKKFGTTPKKYLMSINANVS; from the coding sequence ATGGGTTCTCAAGAAATTATAAAAATTGAAGACGACTTTACGCTGATTCGTTTTCAAAATGACAGTCTGGAGCCATTTTATGCACAACATGAAATTGGTACTGGCTTGATACAGTTTCACTTCGGGATAAAAGGAAATGCCAAATTCTTGTTCAATCAAGGTAATTATGCTTTAGAATTGAAAGAAGAAAAATCACTGCTTTTATACAATCCGCAGAAAGAATTACCGCTTAATTTAGAACTCGCCCCAAATTCGTGGGTGATTTCGGTAATTGTTTCCATCAAGAAATTTCACGCGTTATTTTCTGCCGAAGCGGACTATATTACTTTTTTAAGTCCTGATAATAAGGATAAAAAGTATTATAACGAAGGAAACATCAGTCCGTCGATGGCAATTGTGTTGAGTCAGCTGTTTCATTACAATCTTCACCCTTCGATCAAAAACCTGTATTATAAAGGAAAAGGATACGAATTGTTGAGTTTGTATTTCAACAGAACCGAAGATCCAAATGCAGAACAATGTCCGTTTTTAATTGATGAAGATAATGTACTGAAAATCCGAAAAGCCAAAGAAATCGTAATTGCTAATATGGCCGAACCGCCGGGACTACAAGAACTGGCAGATGAGATTGGTTTGAATTTGAAAAAACTCAAAATGGGCTTCAAACAAATTTACGGCGACACGGTTTACGGTTTTCTATTCGATTACAAAATGGATTTCGCTAGAAAACTATTAGACAGCGGTTCTTATAATGTAAATGAAGTGGGATTGAAAATTGGTTACAGCACCGGAAGTCATTTTATTGCTGCTTTCAAAAAGAAATTCGGAACAACACCTAAAAAGTATTTGATGTCGATTAATGCGAATGTTAGTTAG
- the hemH gene encoding ferrochelatase produces MKGVLLVNLGSPDSPTPKDVKPYLDEFLMDKYVIDVPYLLRALLVRGIILRKRPEESAHAYAKIWWEEGSPLIVLSERMQHKVQPLVNVPVSLAMRYGSMTIEKGLQELSDKGVTDVLLFPLYPQYAMASTLTILVKAEEIRKKKFPHMKFTDVPAFYNKPDYIKNLADSIQKHLVGFEYDHLLFSYHGIPERHIRKTDVTKSHCKIDGSCCNTPSPAHEFCYRHQCYETTRQVVKLLGLPEDKYSLTFQSRLAGDKWLEPYTDVEIDNMPSKGIKKLAVVTPAFVSDCLETLEEIAMRAKEDFEANGGEDFLAVPCLNDDDEWCQTVANWINDWAK; encoded by the coding sequence ATGAAAGGCGTATTATTAGTAAACTTAGGTTCTCCAGACAGCCCAACTCCAAAAGATGTAAAACCGTATTTAGATGAATTTTTAATGGATAAATATGTAATTGACGTTCCATATTTATTAAGAGCATTATTAGTTCGCGGTATTATTTTAAGAAAAAGACCTGAAGAATCGGCGCACGCTTACGCAAAAATTTGGTGGGAAGAAGGTTCTCCATTAATCGTTCTTTCAGAAAGAATGCAGCATAAAGTACAGCCTTTAGTAAATGTGCCAGTTTCGCTGGCAATGCGTTATGGAAGCATGACTATTGAAAAAGGACTTCAGGAATTAAGCGATAAAGGAGTTACAGATGTTCTTCTTTTTCCATTATATCCGCAGTATGCAATGGCATCGACTTTGACCATTTTGGTTAAGGCAGAAGAAATTCGCAAAAAGAAATTTCCTCATATGAAATTTACCGATGTTCCTGCATTTTATAACAAGCCAGATTACATCAAAAACTTGGCAGATTCTATCCAGAAACACTTAGTTGGGTTTGAATACGATCATTTATTGTTTTCATATCATGGAATTCCAGAGCGTCATATTCGTAAAACCGATGTGACGAAATCACATTGTAAAATTGACGGTTCATGCTGTAATACGCCATCGCCGGCGCACGAATTCTGTTATCGTCACCAATGTTATGAAACAACTAGACAGGTTGTTAAACTACTAGGACTTCCAGAAGACAAATACAGTTTAACTTTCCAATCTCGTTTAGCAGGTGATAAATGGTTAGAACCATACACGGATGTTGAAATTGACAATATGCCGTCAAAAGGAATTAAAAAGTTGGCGGTTGTAACACCAGCTTTCGTTTCAGACTGTCTTGAAACTTTGGAGGAAATCGCAATGCGTGCCAAAGAAGATTTTGAAGCAAATGGAGGAGAAGATTTCTTAGCAGTTCCATGTTTAAATGACGATGATGAATGGTGTCAGACAGTTGCAAATTGGATTAACGATTGGGCGAAATAA
- a CDS encoding CopD family protein produces the protein MEYYNYLKSLHLIFVITWFAGLFYIVRLFVYQIEASEKPSPEKEILQAQYKIMAYRLWYIITWPSAVLASIFAFWMLFFTDAGHVWITMPWMHVKLCFVFLLYLYHAKCHQIFKQLQNDEVKYSNNFMRLWNEGATIILFAVVFLVVLKSAINWIFGVIGIIVFSVLIMLGFRFYKRIREKK, from the coding sequence ATGGAGTATTATAATTACTTAAAATCACTGCATCTTATTTTTGTCATAACTTGGTTTGCAGGTTTATTTTATATTGTGCGTTTGTTTGTGTATCAAATTGAAGCCAGTGAAAAACCTTCTCCTGAAAAGGAAATTTTGCAGGCGCAATATAAAATTATGGCCTACCGTTTGTGGTACATTATTACATGGCCATCGGCAGTTTTGGCGAGTATTTTTGCTTTTTGGATGTTGTTTTTTACAGATGCCGGTCATGTTTGGATCACAATGCCTTGGATGCATGTAAAACTGTGTTTTGTTTTCCTTTTGTATTTGTACCACGCAAAATGCCATCAGATTTTTAAGCAACTGCAAAACGATGAGGTAAAATATTCGAACAACTTCATGCGTTTATGGAACGAAGGCGCTACGATTATTTTGTTTGCCGTTGTTTTTTTAGTAGTTTTAAAAAGTGCGATCAACTGGATCTTCGGCGTAATCGGAATTATTGTATTCTCGGTTTTAATTATGCTGGGTTTTAGATTTTACAAACGAATAAGAGAGAAGAAATAG
- a CDS encoding sensor histidine kinase translates to MQFKTEAKEYHQERLERKENAVKEHINYVLATTTYPLKTQNLDLIFKDKIHELAQIHKIEINIYSLDGKLLKSSKESFAVDKIAPPIPEYILKLVRSSIEKRFVDIKTIDGVKNRSSYSLIKDEKFKPLGILNLPYLEDDGYYDNELNTFLIRLSQVYSFMLIVAFALAYFLSTYITKSLKTISDRLEETNLDQKNEKIVLEANSKEVNFLIRAYNGMVDKLETSAIKLAQSEREEAWREMAKQVAHEIKNPLTPMRLTVQSFQRKFDPNDPDVKQKMNDYSETLIQQIDTMTAVASAFSNFASMPAQQNETLNVVEVVELALDIFNEDYISFEKEEEEIISKMDRTQLIRVITNLVKNATQAISESQFQKSIVVSVKRRNNNVEIAVKDNGIGIQKQDIGRIFEPKFTTKTSGMGLGLGIIKNIIENYKGTITFESTYGKGTTFRVSLPITNS, encoded by the coding sequence ATTCAGTTTAAAACTGAGGCCAAAGAATACCACCAAGAACGTTTAGAGCGAAAAGAAAACGCCGTCAAAGAACACATCAATTATGTTCTGGCAACTACAACTTATCCGCTGAAAACCCAAAATTTGGATTTGATTTTTAAAGACAAAATCCATGAATTGGCTCAGATTCACAAAATTGAAATCAATATTTACAGCCTTGACGGAAAACTTTTAAAATCATCCAAAGAATCTTTTGCTGTTGATAAAATTGCACCGCCAATTCCTGAATACATTCTAAAACTGGTTCGTTCTTCTATCGAAAAACGTTTTGTAGATATTAAAACGATTGACGGAGTTAAAAACCGATCTTCGTACAGTTTGATAAAAGACGAAAAATTCAAACCACTAGGAATCCTAAATCTTCCGTATTTAGAAGACGACGGATATTACGACAACGAATTGAATACATTCCTAATTCGTTTAAGCCAGGTCTATTCTTTCATGCTGATTGTGGCTTTTGCGTTGGCATATTTCCTTTCTACCTATATTACCAAATCACTAAAGACCATTTCAGATCGTTTGGAGGAAACCAATCTGGATCAGAAAAATGAGAAGATTGTTTTGGAGGCAAACAGCAAAGAAGTCAATTTCTTAATAAGAGCTTATAATGGAATGGTGGACAAATTGGAAACCAGCGCGATTAAACTAGCACAAAGCGAACGTGAAGAAGCGTGGCGTGAGATGGCGAAACAAGTAGCACATGAAATTAAAAATCCGCTGACGCCGATGCGTTTGACGGTTCAGAGTTTCCAAAGAAAATTTGATCCAAATGATCCTGATGTTAAGCAGAAGATGAATGATTACTCCGAAACCTTAATTCAGCAGATTGATACCATGACAGCGGTTGCATCGGCATTTTCGAATTTTGCTTCGATGCCGGCTCAGCAAAATGAAACCTTGAATGTTGTTGAAGTCGTAGAACTGGCTTTGGATATTTTCAACGAAGATTATATTTCTTTTGAAAAAGAAGAGGAGGAAATCATCTCCAAAATGGACCGTACGCAATTAATTCGTGTAATTACCAATTTGGTTAAAAATGCCACTCAAGCAATTTCTGAAAGCCAATTTCAAAAATCAATTGTGGTTTCGGTAAAAAGAAGAAATAACAATGTCGAAATTGCCGTAAAAGACAACGGTATCGGAATCCAAAAACAAGATATAGGCCGAATCTTCGAACCAAAATTTACCACTAAAACCAGCGGTATGGGACTTGGACTTGGAATTATTAAAAACATTATCGAAAATTACAAAGGAACAATTACCTTTGAATCAACTTACGGAAAGGGAACCACATTTAGAGTTTCCCTGCCTATCACCAACTCTTAA
- a CDS encoding enoyl-CoA hydratase/isomerase family protein, which translates to MSYENILVSIEERIATITINRPAKLNALNKATISDLSKAVTALGSDENVRVIIITGTGEKAFVAGADISEFANYTVVEGAQLAAEGQENLFDFIEKLRKPVIAAVNGFALGGGLELAMACHFRIASDNAKMGLPEVTLGLIPGYGGTQRLPQLVGKGRAMEMIMTAAMISAEEAKQYGLVNHVVPQTELLSFTNVIAQKIIKNAPFAIGKAIKSINANFEDGKNGFDTEIKSFGECFGTADFKEGTTAFLEKRKAEFTGK; encoded by the coding sequence ATGAGCTACGAAAATATTTTAGTTTCTATTGAAGAAAGAATTGCTACCATTACCATTAACAGACCTGCTAAATTAAACGCTTTAAACAAAGCGACAATTAGTGATCTAAGTAAAGCCGTTACTGCTTTAGGAAGCGACGAAAATGTTCGTGTAATTATTATAACCGGAACGGGCGAAAAAGCGTTTGTGGCCGGAGCTGATATTTCGGAATTTGCTAATTATACGGTTGTCGAAGGCGCACAACTGGCTGCCGAAGGGCAAGAAAACTTATTTGATTTTATCGAAAAATTGAGAAAACCAGTTATTGCAGCTGTAAATGGTTTTGCTCTTGGAGGCGGACTGGAACTCGCTATGGCTTGCCATTTCAGAATAGCTTCAGATAATGCTAAAATGGGACTTCCAGAAGTAACCTTAGGGTTGATTCCAGGTTACGGAGGAACACAGCGTCTGCCGCAGTTAGTAGGAAAGGGCCGTGCGATGGAAATGATTATGACAGCTGCTATGATTTCTGCAGAAGAAGCAAAACAATACGGTTTAGTAAATCATGTAGTACCGCAGACGGAACTTTTATCTTTTACAAACGTAATTGCTCAAAAAATCATTAAAAATGCACCCTTTGCGATTGGAAAAGCCATCAAATCGATCAATGCTAATTTCGAAGACGGTAAAAATGGTTTTGATACCGAAATAAAATCATTTGGAGAATGTTTCGGAACAGCCGATTTTAAAGAAGGTACAACTGCATTTTTAGAAAAACGTAAAGCCGAATTTACAGGAAAATAA
- a CDS encoding metal-dependent transcriptional regulator: MTFSEENYLKSIYHLTAASETEVSTNAIAEIMETKASSVTDMLKKLAEKDLVNYKKYQGVSLTENGKLAAKMIVRKHRLWEVFLVEKLNFSWDEVHEIAEQLEHIKSEQLINRLDDFLGNPTEDPHGDPIPDANGRIIKIEKQLLSELEENQIGICVGVKDTSSEFLKYLDKQGIALGSKIEFLSKESFDLSVKIKVNEHELSFSNKIASNLFVKLV, encoded by the coding sequence ATGACTTTTTCAGAAGAAAACTACTTAAAATCGATATATCACTTGACGGCTGCTTCAGAAACTGAAGTCAGTACCAATGCTATTGCGGAAATCATGGAAACAAAAGCTTCCTCTGTAACGGATATGCTAAAAAAACTGGCAGAGAAAGATTTGGTGAATTATAAAAAATACCAAGGTGTTTCATTGACAGAAAACGGAAAACTGGCTGCCAAAATGATTGTGAGAAAACATCGTTTATGGGAAGTATTTTTAGTGGAAAAGCTGAATTTTAGCTGGGATGAAGTGCATGAAATTGCGGAACAGCTGGAACATATTAAATCTGAACAATTGATTAACCGTTTGGATGATTTTCTGGGTAATCCCACAGAAGATCCACACGGTGATCCGATTCCAGATGCAAACGGCCGAATTATTAAGATTGAAAAACAACTTTTATCTGAATTGGAAGAAAACCAAATCGGAATTTGCGTGGGTGTAAAAGATACTTCTTCTGAATTCCTAAAATATCTAGACAAACAGGGAATCGCGCTGGGTTCTAAAATTGAATTTTTATCTAAAGAATCTTTCGATTTATCGGTAAAAATTAAAGTAAACGAACATGAATTGTCTTTTTCTAATAAAATTGCTTCTAACCTATTTGTGAAACTGGTTTAA